ACATCGCAGGGCAGATGCCAGTCATCGCAGGTACCATCGAGGCTCGCGATCTCAGCTTCGCCTATCCCGGCAATGAGCGGAAGGCACTCGATCGCGTGTCGTTTCGCGTCGCGCCGGGGGGGACCCTCGGCATCGTGGGCGAGGTGGGGAGTGGCAAGAGCACCCTGGCCGCGCTCCTGCTACGGGTCTATGCGCCTCCGGCGGGCAGCCTTCGCATCGATGGAATCGACGTGAATGACATCGATCTGGCCCACCTGCGACGTCACGTCTCGATGGTCTCGCAGGAGGCCTTCCTGTTCAGCGAGTCCATCGCCGACAACCTGCGCCTCGGGGCGCCCGACGCCTCAGACGAGCGACTCATCGAGGCGTGCCGTCTTGCTGCGGTGCACGACGAGATCACTGAGTTCCCGGAGGGCTACGAGACGCTGCTCGGCGAGCGGGGCATCACGCTCTCTGGTGGTCAGAAGCAGCGGGTCTGCCTGGCGCGAGCGCTGCTCAAGACCGCGCCCATCCTGGTTCTCGACGACACCCTCTCTGCCGTCGATGCCGACACCGAGGCGCGCATCTTGTGCGAGCTCGAGCGGGAGCGTCGCGAAGGGCGACGCACCTCGGTGATCATCGCCCATCGTGTCAGCGCTGTGCGCGACGCCGACTGCATCGTTGTCCTGCGAGACGGATCGGTGGTGGAGCAGGGCACGCACGCGGAGCTGATTGCGCGTGGCGGGGCGTACGCCGAGCTGCACGCGCTGCAGCAGCTCGAGGGCGAGTCAGCATCACGCGCGACCTCGATGCAGGAGGAGGTGCAGCAGCCGTGAGCCGGCGCAAGACGGCCTTCGAGGAGGAACGCCTCGGGGCATTCGACATGCTCGGGCTGCTGCGGCGCGTGATCACGTTCGCGCACGGGCAGGGTGGCCTGCTCACCCTCTGTCTTCTCGGAACCCTTGTCCTGTCCGGTGCGCAGGCGTGCGCACCGCTGCTCGTGCGCGCCGCCGTCGACGGCTTCATGGACCCGTCTGCAGCGTCACCGCCTGACGTGGCACTCCGGGTTCGAGGCGTGACGTGGCTCGCCGCGGCCTACGTCGGGCTGCTCGCGCTGACGCTGATCGTCTCGTACGCCATCATCATCGGGCTCAATCTCGTAGGTCAGCGCGTGGTCAAACGTCTGCGCACGGCGGTGTGGACCCATCTCCATCGGCTCCCCATCCGCTACTTCGATCTCAATCCCGTGGGACGGCTCGTCACCCGAGTGGCCAACGACACCAATGCCATCGCGGAGCTGTTCACCTCGGTGCTCACC
The Pseudomonadota bacterium DNA segment above includes these coding regions:
- a CDS encoding ABC transporter ATP-binding protein, with the protein product FTGARIVEMDLRERLLTRALALPAAWHARTRTGELMALATNDLMAVRMALAMGPVTVFDSTVFVIVALVAQASIDWRLTVFTTLPFIVLGLVLRLSLRNMYARSTVVQEAFERLTEKVRESLSGMRVLRGHAQEEGDVADFERFSTACVDAQMASVRVDAVFNPSVMALTGLSTAILLGVGGTQVVEGQMSLGAFTAFSAYLGLMSWPMIAAGWTLSLMGRGTASMERVMDLLDREPEPDIAGQMPVIAGTIEARDLSFAYPGNERKALDRVSFRVAPGGTLGIVGEVGSGKSTLAALLLRVYAPPAGSLRIDGIDVNDIDLAHLRRHVSMVSQEAFLFSESIADNLRLGAPDASDERLIEACRLAAVHDEITEFPEGYETLLGERGITLSGGQKQRVCLARALLKTAPILVLDDTLSAVDADTEARILCELERERREGRRTSVIIAHRVSAVRDADCIVVLRDGSVVEQGTHAELIARGGAYAELHALQQLEGESASRATSMQEEVQQP